The Pontibacter pudoricolor genome contains a region encoding:
- a CDS encoding DUF6056 family protein — MPLLLQQNRVRRFTYWLLIGAGIYTLLPFLALSFFNHPSADDFSFAVRDRELDYLTVMQHYYNTWTGRYFSTITLFRINPMISGSILLYRLYSLLLLLFFCGSLYFLLSTVTRQALSKTKIIALAALLFTLYLLQIPSPPEGFYFFSTYATYQLPNILLMVMLALLFKFFQTQRATAKKLYSILIAILIVAMVGSNEMALVITFTTIAFITIVNLKNPEARPYLVVLFIVCVVSCLVAALAPGNYNRMHEHPNGGKLVWSVVYAGFMTGLSFYRWLLPLLAASIVYVLYFGLPLAEKLKNNRAFIVDLRLVVLYVLASIFLMNFVFAWSTGERATPRLENVIYFFFLFGWFYSLQVAMHTYRAAFTANYTISPVIPGFALLIFILSVLNIDNNISTAYTDLISGKAAAYDKALNQRYASLKASDCDSCLVAPLPAIPETIYFADIISGTENSNERTDRIWINNGFANYMNKAAIYLSEPNPPIQDNLTTLRKTGKNTLREKSVIR, encoded by the coding sequence ATGCCCTTGTTGCTACAACAAAATCGTGTTCGTCGTTTTACTTACTGGTTACTTATAGGTGCAGGCATTTACACCTTGCTGCCCTTCCTGGCACTTTCCTTTTTCAACCACCCCTCTGCCGACGATTTCAGTTTTGCCGTGCGCGACCGTGAACTGGATTACCTGACCGTGATGCAGCACTACTATAACACCTGGACGGGCCGCTATTTCAGTACGATTACCCTGTTCCGGATTAACCCTATGATTTCGGGTTCTATTTTGCTTTACAGGCTTTACTCCTTGCTGTTACTCCTTTTTTTCTGCGGAAGTCTGTACTTTTTGCTATCAACTGTAACCCGACAGGCGCTTTCTAAAACAAAGATAATTGCCTTAGCTGCCCTGTTATTTACACTTTACCTGCTTCAGATTCCCAGCCCGCCCGAAGGCTTCTACTTTTTCTCAACCTACGCTACCTACCAGTTGCCTAACATCCTGCTGATGGTCATGCTCGCACTGCTTTTTAAATTCTTCCAGACGCAGCGAGCAACAGCAAAGAAACTATACAGCATTCTAATAGCTATACTTATAGTTGCGATGGTCGGCTCTAACGAAATGGCACTGGTCATCACTTTTACAACGATAGCTTTCATAACTATAGTTAACCTTAAAAACCCGGAGGCACGGCCTTACCTGGTGGTTTTATTTATAGTTTGTGTGGTAAGCTGTCTGGTAGCGGCACTGGCTCCGGGCAACTATAATCGCATGCACGAACACCCAAATGGCGGCAAACTGGTCTGGTCGGTGGTGTATGCTGGATTTATGACAGGGCTGTCGTTTTACCGGTGGCTGTTGCCCCTGCTGGCGGCATCTATAGTTTACGTACTGTATTTCGGTTTACCATTGGCAGAAAAACTGAAGAACAACCGCGCTTTTATAGTTGATCTGAGGTTGGTAGTCTTGTACGTTCTGGCATCTATTTTCCTGATGAACTTTGTGTTTGCCTGGTCTACGGGCGAGCGGGCTACCCCACGATTGGAGAATGTGATCTATTTCTTTTTCCTGTTTGGCTGGTTTTATAGTCTGCAGGTTGCTATGCATACTTATAGGGCAGCTTTTACAGCAAACTATACTATATCTCCTGTTATTCCGGGCTTTGCACTGCTCATCTTTATCCTCAGCGTACTCAACATCGACAATAACATCAGCACTGCTTATACCGATCTTATTTCGGGCAAAGCGGCTGCTTACGACAAAGCCCTGAACCAGCGGTATGCTTCGCTTAAAGCATCAGACTGTGACTCTTGTTTAGTTGCGCCACTGCCCGCCATTCCTGAAACCATTTATTTTGCTGACATCATCTCCGGAACAGAAAACAGCAATGAAAGAACGGACAGGATATGGATAAACAATGGTTTTGCCAACTACATGAACAAGGCTGCCATCTATCTTTCTGAGCCCAACCCTCCGATTCAGGATAACCTGACCACGCTCCGAAAAACCGGAAAAAACACCTTGCGTGAAAAATCTGTTATCAGATAA
- the dnaK gene encoding molecular chaperone DnaK — MGKIIGIDLGTTNSCVSVMEGNEPVVIPNSEGRRTTPSIVAFLDGGNGERKVGDPAKRQAITNPQNTIASIKRFMGHSYNEISEEAKQVSYKVIQGSNNTIRVEIGDRQYTPQEISAMVLQKMKATAEDYLGTTITEAVITVPAYFNDAQRQATKEAGQIAGLEVKRIINEPTAAALAYGLDKKHKDQKIAVFDLGGGTFDISILELGDGVFEVLSTNGDTHLGGDDFDQKIINWLAEEFKNDEGIDLRKDPMALQRLKEAAEKAKVELSSSNETEINLPYIMPVDGVPKHLVRKLTRSKFEQLTDDLIRRSMEPCKKALQDAGLSTSDIDEVILVGGSTRIPKVQEEVEKFFGKKPSKGVNPDEVVAIGAAIQGGVLTGEVKDVLLLDVTPLSLGIETMGGVMTKLIESNTTIPTKKSETFSTASDNQPSVEIHVLQGERPMARDNRTIGRFHLDGIPPAPRGVPQIEVIFDIDANGILHVTAKDKATGKEQKIRIEASSGLSEQEIERMRQEAEANAEADKKAKEEIEKLNAADSMIFQTEKQLKEYGDKLSEGNKTAIEGALGQLRTAHGAKDVAGIDSAMEALNNAWSAASQEMYAAGAGQEGAAGAQAGGNGQAGGSQGQAANDGGVTDVDYEEVDGNK, encoded by the coding sequence ATGGGAAAAATAATAGGTATTGACTTGGGTACAACCAACTCGTGCGTTTCCGTAATGGAAGGTAATGAGCCGGTAGTTATTCCAAACAGCGAAGGCCGCAGAACAACTCCGTCTATCGTTGCTTTTTTAGACGGTGGTAACGGCGAGCGTAAAGTAGGTGATCCTGCCAAGCGCCAGGCAATCACTAACCCACAGAACACGATCGCTTCGATCAAGCGTTTTATGGGCCACAGCTACAACGAAATTAGCGAAGAAGCCAAGCAGGTATCTTACAAAGTAATTCAGGGCAGCAACAACACTATTCGTGTAGAGATCGGTGACCGCCAGTACACGCCGCAGGAAATTTCTGCGATGGTGCTTCAGAAAATGAAGGCTACTGCTGAAGATTATCTGGGCACAACCATAACAGAAGCAGTTATTACGGTACCAGCTTACTTTAACGATGCACAGCGCCAGGCTACCAAAGAAGCCGGACAGATTGCAGGCCTTGAAGTGAAGCGTATCATTAACGAGCCAACAGCAGCAGCGCTTGCTTACGGTTTGGATAAAAAACACAAAGATCAGAAGATCGCGGTATTCGACTTAGGTGGCGGTACATTCGATATTTCGATCCTGGAGTTAGGTGATGGCGTGTTTGAAGTACTTTCTACGAATGGTGATACACACCTTGGTGGCGACGACTTTGACCAGAAGATCATTAACTGGCTTGCAGAGGAATTTAAGAACGACGAAGGCATTGACCTGCGCAAGGACCCAATGGCACTTCAGCGTTTGAAAGAAGCTGCTGAGAAAGCAAAAGTGGAGCTTTCGTCTTCTAACGAAACCGAGATCAACCTGCCATACATTATGCCGGTTGACGGTGTTCCGAAACACCTGGTACGTAAATTAACGCGTTCTAAATTTGAGCAGCTGACTGACGACCTGATCCGCAGATCTATGGAGCCTTGTAAAAAAGCGCTTCAGGATGCAGGATTATCCACTTCTGATATTGATGAAGTGATCCTGGTGGGTGGTTCTACCCGTATCCCTAAAGTACAGGAAGAAGTAGAGAAGTTCTTTGGCAAGAAGCCTTCTAAAGGTGTGAACCCGGATGAGGTGGTTGCAATTGGTGCCGCCATTCAGGGTGGTGTACTGACTGGTGAAGTAAAAGATGTACTGCTACTGGACGTAACGCCGCTTTCACTGGGTATCGAAACGATGGGTGGTGTAATGACCAAGCTGATCGAATCTAACACAACTATACCGACCAAGAAATCGGAGACATTCTCAACAGCATCTGATAACCAGCCGTCTGTAGAGATCCACGTACTGCAGGGTGAGCGCCCAATGGCCCGCGATAACCGCACCATCGGCAGATTCCACCTGGATGGTATTCCACCGGCACCTCGTGGCGTTCCGCAGATCGAAGTAATTTTTGATATTGATGCCAACGGTATACTTCACGTAACTGCTAAAGATAAGGCAACCGGTAAAGAGCAGAAGATCCGTATCGAGGCCTCTTCTGGTCTGAGCGAGCAGGAGATTGAGCGCATGCGCCAGGAAGCAGAAGCCAACGCCGAAGCTGATAAGAAAGCGAAGGAAGAGATCGAGAAGCTGAATGCTGCTGACTCTATGATCTTCCAGACTGAAAAACAGCTGAAAGAATATGGCGATAAGTTATCGGAAGGTAACAAAACTGCTATCGAAGGTGCGCTGGGTCAGTTAAGAACGGCTCATGGTGCTAAAGACGTTGCCGGAATTGATTCTGCGATGGAAGCGCTGAACAATGCCTGGAGTGCAGCATCGCAGGAGATGTATGCAGCCGGTGCCGGACAGGAAGGCGCTGCTGGCGCACAAGCTGGCGGTAATGGTCAGGCTGGCGGTTCGCAAGGGCAGGCAGCTAACGATGGCGGCGTAACCGATGTTGATTACGAAGAAGTAGACGGTAACAAGTAA
- a CDS encoding outer membrane beta-barrel protein, with the protein MKHILTIFMLCAVVLQTNAQIESGTKYIGGTIGGSARTTTSDYKTSSFNVQPSVGYFLNSNWMIGLSTEYNVTNAENYATIYIGGYNQHAVTYSLKSTVIKLGPAVRYYYHVSDRFSLFGEGSIGVILVKDKHTAENVEFYSDPNPYYRGTTTISKYEKLRVGLAPGIVYFPTPRIGIELKANVMSYQTNLSDEKTQALFSISNKSEFNATFNLASTSIGAGFYF; encoded by the coding sequence ATGAAACATATCTTAACAATCTTTATGCTTTGTGCTGTTGTGTTACAAACAAATGCACAAATAGAATCCGGTACCAAATATATTGGTGGCACTATCGGGGGTAGTGCACGTACGACCACTTCTGACTACAAAACATCATCATTTAATGTGCAACCCTCTGTTGGTTACTTCCTTAACAGTAACTGGATGATTGGCCTGAGTACAGAGTATAATGTTACGAATGCTGAAAATTATGCTACTATTTATATAGGTGGTTATAACCAGCACGCTGTTACTTATAGCTTAAAATCAACAGTTATCAAACTAGGCCCGGCAGTACGTTATTATTATCATGTGAGCGATAGATTCTCCCTATTTGGTGAAGGAAGTATAGGAGTTATTTTGGTAAAAGATAAACACACCGCTGAGAACGTTGAATTTTATAGTGATCCTAATCCTTACTATAGAGGTACTACAACAATTTCAAAATATGAAAAGCTTCGTGTAGGGTTAGCACCTGGAATAGTATATTTCCCGACTCCAAGAATAGGTATTGAGTTGAAGGCCAACGTAATGAGTTATCAAACCAATCTAAGTGATGAAAAAACCCAGGCTTTGTTCAGTATAAGCAATAAAAGTGAATTTAATGCCACATTCAATTTAGCAAGTACAAGTATAGGAGCAGGATTTTACTTCTAA
- a CDS encoding porin family protein, with amino-acid sequence MQGYGFNKEQKFYESKLVPAFDTLSVEQTLFAQLLVKGKANLYHLRDPLQKDRFYISKNGEPLRELKVEEFKQKNTQEGRKHGHTYMMRRELYKPVLMQTFLDCTSITEDNINKVVTGLNSLSTIVKQYNECVGQEEYSKVPSKIRIGVGPIAGISSSTLSYKIEDSDMNFNNTSVKPVAGIFFNFSMPTISEKLSLQLEMLYAPNYFEASLGDNPNVPGTSTSEIWIDVTHLKIPVLARYTYPRGTFRPYFNIGPVINLVASQKNEITTTSAFGGSTRTKTEPFLGEDDFLTLSGGMTAGLGISYSLLGKPLILEARYEMNDGVSRFSSHDTSIKSLMLVLSYKL; translated from the coding sequence GTGCAGGGTTATGGCTTTAATAAGGAGCAGAAGTTCTACGAATCTAAACTGGTACCGGCTTTCGACACCCTGAGCGTAGAACAGACACTTTTTGCACAGCTGTTGGTTAAAGGTAAAGCCAACCTGTACCACCTGCGCGACCCCTTGCAGAAAGACCGCTTTTACATCTCTAAGAACGGAGAACCACTACGGGAGCTTAAGGTAGAAGAGTTTAAACAAAAAAATACCCAAGAAGGCCGTAAACATGGCCATACCTACATGATGCGCCGCGAACTGTACAAGCCTGTACTTATGCAAACGTTTCTGGATTGTACTTCTATAACCGAAGATAATATAAACAAAGTAGTTACCGGCCTCAATTCGCTTTCAACTATAGTTAAGCAATATAACGAGTGCGTTGGGCAAGAGGAATACAGCAAAGTACCATCGAAAATACGCATCGGCGTGGGTCCCATTGCAGGTATCAGCAGTTCAACGCTTTCGTATAAGATAGAAGATTCAGATATGAATTTTAACAACACCTCTGTAAAGCCTGTTGCAGGTATCTTTTTTAACTTTTCGATGCCAACAATCAGCGAAAAGCTATCATTACAGCTAGAGATGCTGTATGCGCCTAATTATTTTGAAGCAAGTTTAGGAGACAACCCCAATGTACCGGGCACCTCAACCAGCGAGATCTGGATCGATGTAACGCACCTTAAAATACCAGTTCTGGCACGGTATACCTACCCAAGAGGCACTTTCAGACCATACTTTAACATAGGCCCGGTTATAAATCTGGTGGCATCCCAGAAAAATGAGATTACCACAACATCTGCATTCGGAGGATCTACGCGCACAAAAACAGAACCTTTCCTGGGAGAAGATGATTTCCTGACATTATCCGGAGGCATGACAGCCGGTCTTGGCATCTCTTACTCGCTTCTGGGCAAGCCACTTATCCTGGAAGCACGCTACGAGATGAACGACGGGGTGTCACGTTTCTCAAGTCACGATACGAGCATCAAAAGCTTAATGCTGGTATTGTCTTACAAACTATAG